The Caenorhabditis elegans chromosome II genome has a segment encoding these proteins:
- the Y57A10A.29 gene encoding Succinate dehydrogenase assembly factor 2, mitochondrial (Confirmed by transcript evidence), which produces MTSRILQRFFTVSTSLRSLTRAEVPGEKIDAKRARLLYQSKKRGILENDILLGDFAEQNLKKMSEPELKAYDKLINGEHMEWDLFYYLSNKKSPPEDVESCQVYQKVKKFVDDKRVPKS; this is translated from the exons ATGACAAGCCGGATTTTGCAACGATTCTTCACTGTTTCGACAAGTTTGAGGAGTCTGACACGCGCAGAAGTTCCCGGAGAGAAGATTGATGCAAAGAG agcCCGGCTTCTCTACCAAAGCAAAAAACGTGGAATTCTGGAAAACGACATTCTCCTGGGCGATTTTGCCGAgcaaaacctcaaaaaaatgagCGAGCCCGAGCTGAAGGCCTACGATAAGCTCATCAACGGAGAACACATGGAATGGGACCTCTTCTACTATCTTTCCAACAAGAAAAGCCCGCCGGAAGACGTGGAAAGCTGTCAGGTTTACCAAAAAGTCAAGAAGTTCGTCGACGACAAGCGAGTGCCGAAATCAtga
- the tric-1B.2 gene encoding Trimeric intracellular cation channel type 1B.2 (Confirmed by transcript evidence), with product MGWVPDEWSIDHDTLIDAGGYVQKLKLYPYFDAAHYVLTCLSVRHDLGPDAISFSRKHPFSCWLSCMLMSFAGSFLSCFLLGEPIISPLKQHADILLGSIVWYLVFYSPFDVVFRLATWFPVKLGLSVLKEVQRTHKIAAGVKHAVRIYPESYLVQILVGVAKGAGSGVVKIVEQLARGTWHPTNHEILRPSFTTKACVIASIVFTLERHSMYVTAPHDLVYLCVVGFFIYFKLASLCLSVHDVLMPIENVLCAVFMGGIIDAFAKAVDATKKAIHSNRVLSEEEILSKEREKVLKKKKLLAQMSNGTDKKNN from the exons atgGGATGGGTTCCCGACGAGTGGAGCATCGATCACGACACACTAATAGATGCCGGAGGCTACGTACAAAAGCTGAAGCTCTATCCGTACTTTGATGCGGCGCATTATGTATTG ACCTGCCTCTCCGTCCGCCACGACTTGGGACCAGACGCCATCTCATTCTCCCGTAAGCACCCATTCTCATGCTGGCTCTCCTGTATGCTCATGTCGTTCGCCGGCAGCTTCCTCTCCTGTTTTCTGCTCGGCGAGCCCATCATCTCACCGCTCAAACAGCACGCCGACATACTCCTCGGCTCCATCGTCTGGTACCTGGTGTTCTATTCACCGTTCGACGTGGTTTTCCGGCTCGCCACGTGGTTTCCCGTGAAGCTCGGGCTCTCAGTGCTGAAAGAGGTTCAACGGACGCATAAGATTGCTGCGGGGGTGAAGCACGCCGTCAGGATCTACCCAGAGTCTTATTTGGTGCAAATTCTTGTTGGAGTCGCGAAAGGAGCCGGCTCAGGCGTTGTAAAGATCGTTGAGCAACTGGCACGTGGCACATGGCACCCGACGAATCATGAAATTCTTCGGCCATCGTTTACCACAAAAGCGTGTGTTATAGCGTCTATTGTGTTCACTTTGGAACGGCATAGTATGTATGTTACGGCGCCACACGATTTGGTGTACTTG tgCGTCGTCGGATTCTTCATCTACTTCAAGCTGGCTTCTCTGTGTCTCTCCGTACATGATGTTCTGATGCCTATTGAGAATGTTCTTTGTGCAGTTTTTATGGGCGGAATTATCGATGCTTTTGCAAA AGCCGTCGACGCCACAAAAAAAGCCATACACAGTAATCGTGTACTATCCGAGGAGGAAATTCTGTCAAAAGAGCGGGAAAAAGtgctgaaaaagaagaagctgctCGCCCAAATGTCCAATGGCACGGATAAAAAGAATAATTGa
- the ife-5 gene encoding Eukaryotic translation initiation factor 4E-5 (Confirmed by transcript evidence) produces the protein MTELTTPIYPLQRNWSWWFLNDDRNASWQDRLKKVYTFNTVPEFWAFYEAILPPSGLNDLCDYNVFRDDIQPKWEAPENWDGGRWLIIINKGKTPEVLDAVWLEILLALIGEQFGKDMESICGLVCNVRGQGSKISVWTKNCNDDDTNMRIGVVLKEKLMAAASKAHSKPLFDVIHYQTHRNCVKKTTSALKYKFSLKSIV, from the exons ATGACTGAATTGACGACACCCATCTATCCTCTGCAGCGGAACTGGTCGTGGTGGTTCTTGAACGATGATCGCAACGCGTCTTGGCAGGATCGTCTGAAAAAGGTGTACACCTTCAACACCGTACCGGAATTCTGGGCTTTCTACGAAGCTATCCTTCCACCAAGTGGCCTCAACGATCTGTGCGATTACAACGTTTTCCGTGACGATATTCAGCCGAAATGGGAGGCTCCGGAAAACTGGGATGGTGGACGTTGGCTCATTATCATTAACAAGGGAAAGACTCCCGAAGTGTTGGACGCCgtttggctggaaattctCTTGGCTTTGATCGGCGAGCAATTCGGAAAGGATATGGAGTCGATTTGTGGGCTGGTGTGTAACGTCAGAGGACAGGGATCGAAGATCAGCGTCTGGACTAAAAACTGTAATGATGATGATACTAATATGAGGATTGG AGTTGTGCTGAAGGAGAAGCTGATGGCCGCGGCATCCAAGGCACACTCGAAGCCACTGTTCGACGTGATTCACTACCAAACACATAGGAATTGCGTGAAGAAGACCACCTCGGCtctgaaatacaaattttcattgaaatccATCGTCTAA